A portion of the Acidobacteriaceae bacterium genome contains these proteins:
- a CDS encoding MBL fold metallo-hydrolase, with the protein MKMSFALLLAMPWMFLPAAAQTTSSDPHQWKMRVTDTPIHISEHVWMIKGNPNIAIVVGARSVLVVDTGLGPKMGAMAAGFAEKLAPGKKLFLTTTHFHPEHAAGDKDFPASTTLIRNDIQQMEVERYGMDMVKLFASRSADNRELLQGTTFRTPDVTFHNEAKLDLGGGVIVSLLWLGPAHTEGDELTFVEPDATLISGDVVQNDTMPTIYTALGKGGTPTTWLHVVDKIAERHPTHVVPDHSEPGDGTLVASEHKLIAEIRTRALALKAHGVSADEAGKQVSATLKQEHPDWHSTDASGVVRSVYQDPDTSAQ; encoded by the coding sequence ATGAAGATGTCGTTTGCTCTGCTCCTCGCCATGCCTTGGATGTTCCTGCCTGCCGCCGCGCAGACTACATCCTCTGACCCGCATCAGTGGAAGATGAGAGTCACGGACACGCCCATTCATATCTCCGAGCATGTCTGGATGATCAAAGGCAATCCGAACATCGCCATCGTGGTCGGCGCGCGCTCCGTGCTCGTCGTCGACACAGGCCTCGGTCCGAAGATGGGCGCAATGGCCGCCGGGTTTGCCGAGAAGCTTGCACCCGGCAAGAAGCTCTTCCTCACAACGACCCACTTCCACCCCGAACATGCCGCCGGGGACAAAGACTTCCCTGCCAGTACGACGCTGATTCGCAATGACATCCAGCAAATGGAGGTCGAGCGCTACGGTATGGACATGGTAAAACTCTTCGCCAGCCGGTCTGCCGACAACCGTGAACTCCTCCAGGGCACAACGTTTCGCACGCCCGATGTCACCTTTCACAACGAAGCAAAGCTCGATCTGGGCGGTGGCGTAATCGTCAGCCTGCTGTGGCTCGGCCCCGCACACACAGAAGGCGATGAACTCACATTCGTCGAGCCAGATGCAACCCTGATCTCCGGCGACGTGGTGCAGAACGACACCATGCCGACGATCTACACCGCCCTCGGCAAAGGCGGCACACCAACCACATGGCTGCACGTCGTCGACAAAATTGCAGAACGGCACCCGACCCACGTCGTCCCTGATCACAGCGAACCCGGTGACGGAACTCTCGTCGCCTCAGAACACAAACTCATCGCAGAGATACGCACCCGAGCTCTCGCGCTCAAAGCCCACGGCGTCAGCGCAGACGAGGCAGGCAAGCAAGTCAGCGCGACACTCAAGCAGGAGCATCCCGACTGGCACAGCACCGATGCTTCCGGCGTTGTACGCAGCGTCTACCAGGATCCCGACACCAGCGCACAGTAA
- a CDS encoding site-specific integrase, with protein sequence MPFVTDKSELKPGLVLFRRGDVDHRMWYCRMKIPKADRYKTVSLKTTDIDVARERAFDQDADIRFRLKHDVPVFNHPFREVGREYLLTQEARANRGEISAARPKKIRAIIEGALDKYAGSTQVHLIGDELWGGYPAWRRENGAGRNRRNGVREVSEEMARAFADQEAERRAKTQHSLGIRVLKPIEVKPSEERTVPFISDSTIRFEMSIFGAVMNFAIKKRYVPASQRFDERPKLKSMRRDEFTLEEYRKLHTVGRKWIVEADKPASIWYRTVTYNLILIACNTGMRPSEMKNLRWRDIMPAKDREGREIVVLFVQGKGKSRKLVAPKSVGEYLERIRVISKSTEQEDRVFTNIAGKPAKTLYTSLIADLLDRANLREGTQGVPRSTYCFRHTYATLRLQEGVDVYFLAEQMGTSVHMIETHYGHVNTIKHADRVLQGMTGWEVSHLDDAQARASKAAETHDKSKRGQRNKPR encoded by the coding sequence ATGCCATTCGTCACGGATAAATCGGAACTCAAGCCGGGATTGGTCCTCTTCCGGCGAGGCGACGTAGACCACCGGATGTGGTATTGCCGGATGAAGATCCCCAAGGCCGACCGCTATAAGACAGTCTCCCTCAAGACGACCGACATCGACGTGGCGCGGGAACGCGCCTTCGATCAGGACGCAGACATCCGCTTCCGCCTGAAGCATGACGTCCCGGTGTTCAATCATCCCTTTCGCGAGGTGGGCCGAGAATACCTGCTGACGCAGGAAGCCCGGGCGAACCGCGGAGAGATCAGCGCGGCGCGTCCTAAGAAGATTCGCGCCATCATCGAAGGTGCTTTGGACAAATATGCCGGCTCTACTCAAGTTCATTTGATTGGGGATGAGCTCTGGGGCGGCTACCCGGCATGGCGGCGTGAGAACGGTGCGGGACGCAACCGTCGCAACGGAGTCCGCGAGGTCAGCGAAGAGATGGCCCGGGCTTTTGCCGATCAGGAAGCCGAGCGCCGCGCCAAGACGCAGCACTCCCTTGGCATCCGGGTTTTGAAACCAATTGAAGTCAAACCGTCCGAGGAGCGAACGGTTCCTTTCATCAGTGATTCCACCATCCGCTTTGAGATGTCCATCTTCGGCGCGGTGATGAACTTCGCGATCAAGAAGCGCTACGTCCCTGCCAGCCAGCGTTTCGATGAACGCCCCAAGCTCAAGTCCATGCGCCGGGATGAATTCACGCTGGAGGAGTACCGCAAGCTCCATACTGTCGGAAGGAAGTGGATTGTCGAGGCCGATAAGCCTGCCAGCATCTGGTATCGCACCGTCACCTACAACCTCATTCTCATAGCCTGCAATACAGGCATGAGGCCATCGGAGATGAAGAATCTACGCTGGCGTGACATCATGCCTGCAAAGGACCGTGAAGGCCGCGAGATCGTAGTCTTATTCGTGCAGGGCAAGGGCAAATCCCGCAAGCTGGTTGCTCCGAAGAGCGTCGGAGAGTATCTGGAGCGCATCCGCGTGATCTCCAAATCTACCGAGCAAGAGGATCGAGTCTTCACCAACATCGCGGGCAAGCCCGCGAAGACTCTCTACACCTCTCTCATCGCCGATCTTCTCGACAGGGCAAACTTGCGCGAAGGCACGCAGGGCGTGCCTCGCTCCACCTATTGCTTCCGTCATACCTACGCCACGTTGCGTCTGCAGGAAGGTGTGGACGTGTACTTCCTTGCCGAGCAGATGGGAACGTCCGTTCACATGATCGAGACGCACTACGGCCACGTGAACACGATCAAACATGCAGACCGCGTGTTGCAGGGCATGACGGGTTGGGAAGTGTCCCATCTGGACGACGCCCAGGCCAGGGCGTCGAAGGCAGCAGAGACCCACGATAAATCCAAACGAGGTCAGCGCAACAAGCCACGTTGA
- the ybaK gene encoding Cys-tRNA(Pro) deacylase, with translation MSAKKPTKTNAARALDALGISYELRAYEIDLEDLSAPNVARKIGMPPEQVFKTLLTLTSDKEYVFAVVPGDAELDLKKLAAVAGARNAQLAALKDVEPLTGYIRGGVTVLAAKKPFRAFADETLELFDTISLSAGQRGLQLIVAPADYLRATSAELADLTKLPVPEEAAR, from the coding sequence ATGAGCGCGAAGAAGCCCACCAAGACCAACGCCGCACGCGCTCTCGACGCCCTCGGCATCTCCTACGAGCTGCGCGCTTACGAGATCGACCTCGAAGACCTTTCGGCCCCCAACGTCGCGCGCAAGATCGGCATGCCCCCCGAGCAGGTCTTCAAAACGCTCCTCACCCTGACCTCCGACAAGGAGTACGTCTTTGCCGTCGTGCCTGGGGACGCGGAACTTGACCTGAAGAAGCTTGCCGCCGTTGCAGGAGCTCGAAACGCCCAGCTTGCCGCGCTCAAGGACGTCGAACCGCTCACCGGATACATCCGTGGCGGCGTTACCGTGCTAGCCGCGAAAAAGCCCTTCCGCGCCTTCGCCGACGAAACCCTCGAACTCTTCGACACCATCAGCCTCTCGGCCGGACAGCGCGGCCTGCAACTCATTGTCGCCCCAGCCGACTACCTGCGCGCCACCTCAGCCGAACTCGCCGACCTGACCAAGCTGCCCGTCCCAGAGGAGGCCGCGCGATGA
- a CDS encoding beta-propeller fold lactonase family protein: MPFPSQLRSACTFVALSATLLSTAACRRNRFPSYPDNYREFAYVADGGSNTVTVLDLVYLRRDRTLEVGKNPSGLVLNPTRPEVYAVNAGSDTVTVINTDLNRVEATIGVHHKPYSIEVSPDGKRAYVPNSGSNSVSVIDLDTRREIATVATGEAPGLARVSPDNRTLVVTNRAAGSISVYTINPDDSHHPLVFRASFDGCPGATDAVIEADSPDYPTFGSKVFVACSSGHQVMDVWLAAQADSYRGKQDPSLTRDFKLAMLDVGKSPVHLALKPGNGEIFSSNFDSDSISEISTWTNEVEGTYLIGAKPSRSVTTGWSKSSVIPNDDTLWVSNFGADSVSVYSIGDGRMMAAARVGSRPDALAFSADEHLLLVADSGSADVAVIRTQPVGQPTLVTLLPAGLQPNDIVIKASTTKNKK; the protein is encoded by the coding sequence GTGCCGTTCCCTTCTCAGCTCCGGTCTGCCTGCACCTTCGTTGCGCTCTCTGCCACGCTGCTCTCCACAGCCGCGTGCCGTCGCAACCGTTTTCCCAGCTATCCGGACAACTACCGCGAGTTCGCCTACGTGGCCGACGGCGGCAGCAATACGGTCACCGTGCTCGACCTCGTCTACCTGCGGCGCGACCGCACGCTCGAAGTCGGCAAGAACCCCAGCGGCCTGGTGCTCAACCCCACGCGCCCCGAGGTCTACGCGGTGAACGCTGGCTCTGACACGGTAACCGTCATCAACACAGACCTGAACCGCGTCGAAGCCACCATCGGCGTCCATCACAAACCGTACTCCATTGAGGTTTCTCCCGACGGCAAGCGCGCCTACGTGCCGAACTCCGGCTCGAACTCCGTCTCAGTCATCGACCTCGACACGCGCCGTGAAATCGCGACGGTTGCCACCGGCGAAGCTCCCGGCCTCGCCCGCGTCTCACCGGACAACCGCACGCTCGTCGTCACGAACCGCGCAGCCGGTTCGATCTCCGTCTACACCATCAACCCTGATGACTCGCACCACCCGCTGGTCTTCCGCGCCAGCTTCGACGGCTGCCCCGGCGCGACCGACGCCGTCATCGAGGCCGACTCACCCGACTACCCGACCTTCGGCTCCAAGGTCTTCGTCGCCTGTTCCTCCGGCCACCAGGTTATGGACGTCTGGCTCGCCGCACAGGCTGACTCCTACCGCGGCAAACAGGACCCTTCGCTGACCCGCGACTTCAAGCTCGCGATGCTCGACGTTGGCAAATCGCCCGTCCACCTTGCACTAAAGCCCGGCAACGGAGAGATCTTCTCCTCGAACTTCGACTCCGACTCCATCTCCGAGATCTCCACCTGGACGAACGAAGTCGAAGGCACGTACCTGATCGGCGCAAAGCCCTCACGTTCCGTCACCACCGGCTGGTCCAAGAGCTCCGTTATTCCCAACGACGACACGCTCTGGGTCTCGAACTTCGGAGCCGACTCTGTCAGCGTTTACTCGATCGGCGATGGCCGCATGATGGCCGCAGCCCGCGTCGGCTCCCGTCCTGATGCGCTCGCCTTCTCGGCCGACGAGCACCTGCTCCTCGTCGCCGACTCCGGCTCCGCAGACGTCGCGGTCATCCGCACCCAGCCCGTGGGCCAGCCCACCCTGGTCACCCTGCTTCCCGCCGGTCTTCAGCCAAACGACATCGTCATCAAAGCCTCAACCACCAAAAACAAGAAGTAG
- a CDS encoding TetR family transcriptional regulator, with protein sequence MAQKTQSGARRGDALSRERIVEASIELLDRSGEGGLTFRALSEHLATGAGAIYWHVANKNDLLTAACDAMISRMMSAAVVTTPEATIRSVAAGVFDVIDDHPWVGSALTSTPGMAPIVRVLERIGQQVRALGVPEEEQWAAAGTLMAYILGVSRQNAANGELGRAKGLDRAEFLHSVSMAWSQLDAVEYPFARSAAGRMRDHDDREDYLAGIDLILRGIRSAGSE encoded by the coding sequence ATGGCTCAAAAGACACAGAGCGGCGCGCGGCGTGGAGACGCGCTCTCGCGGGAACGTATCGTGGAGGCTTCGATCGAGTTGCTGGACCGCAGCGGGGAGGGCGGTCTGACCTTCCGTGCGCTGTCAGAGCATCTGGCGACTGGGGCGGGAGCGATCTACTGGCACGTTGCCAATAAGAACGATCTTTTAACAGCTGCGTGCGATGCCATGATCTCGCGAATGATGAGCGCGGCTGTTGTGACGACGCCGGAGGCGACGATACGCTCTGTGGCGGCGGGGGTTTTCGATGTGATCGACGATCACCCGTGGGTAGGTTCGGCGCTTACGAGCACTCCTGGGATGGCGCCTATTGTGCGTGTTCTCGAACGCATTGGACAGCAGGTTCGTGCGCTTGGCGTGCCGGAGGAGGAGCAGTGGGCGGCGGCTGGAACGCTGATGGCGTACATCCTTGGCGTCAGCAGGCAGAATGCGGCGAATGGCGAGCTTGGACGCGCGAAGGGGTTGGACCGTGCAGAGTTTCTGCACTCTGTCTCGATGGCATGGTCGCAGCTTGATGCTGTGGAGTACCCATTTGCGCGCAGCGCTGCGGGGCGAATGCGTGATCATGATGACCGCGAGGATTATCTTGCCGGGATCGATCTGATCCTGCGCGGGATTCGATCAGCCGGGAGTGAATAA
- a CDS encoding ABC transporter ATP-binding protein, with product MTSASPATPTTAVELHRCSLLYGRFAALRDVTLSIQAGSSVVLLGENGAGKSTLLRVIAGLASPTHGTIHIFGETPGDIRERLAYMSHSTMLYDELTGVENLAYFASLYSGYTVLLSPEDALRSVGLDPANPRRVGEYSQGMRQRAALARVLMTSPDLLLLDEPFSNLDIGSARAMVESLQTWLLQPGVSNTPRTLILTTHQYELARPLASLTLTMNAGRLISAGEATA from the coding sequence TTGACTTCTGCAAGCCCAGCCACGCCTACCACCGCCGTCGAACTGCACCGATGCTCGCTGCTCTACGGCCGTTTTGCAGCCCTGCGAGACGTCACGCTCAGCATTCAGGCGGGCTCCTCCGTCGTTCTGCTCGGCGAAAACGGTGCCGGGAAATCGACGCTGCTGCGCGTCATCGCAGGCCTTGCGTCGCCAACCCACGGCACGATTCACATCTTCGGCGAAACCCCGGGCGACATCCGCGAACGTTTGGCCTACATGAGCCACTCGACGATGCTCTACGACGAGCTCACCGGAGTAGAAAACCTCGCGTACTTCGCCTCTCTCTACAGCGGATACACCGTTCTCCTTTCTCCTGAAGACGCACTCCGCTCCGTTGGCCTCGACCCCGCCAACCCGCGCCGCGTCGGCGAGTACTCGCAAGGCATGAGGCAGCGCGCGGCGCTTGCGCGCGTGCTCATGACCTCGCCCGATCTCCTCCTGCTCGACGAGCCGTTCTCGAACCTCGATATCGGCTCCGCACGCGCCATGGTCGAAAGCCTGCAGACATGGCTGCTCCAGCCCGGCGTGAGCAACACCCCGCGAACTCTGATCCTCACCACGCATCAGTACGAACTCGCGCGTCCGCTGGCCTCGCTCACCCTGACGATGAACGCCGGGCGCCTGATCTCTGCGGGGGAAGCCACCGCATGA
- the ccsA gene encoding cytochrome c biogenesis protein CcsA — protein sequence MKKASKLAPFCLVVCLAVMAFGFYKAMSAPTEATMGNLYRVFFYHFPHTILSFVFPYLNCAASLLYLAWRKNNPERAAKADAFAIASCEITVLYTSIGLATGMLWGRAAWGIWWTWDARLTTYLLLWLLYVSYLLLRRLSNTNSTAMLAAVLGIFAAVDIPICFESIRWWRTQHPAPVFGGGADSGIDPSMYGAVLWNLAAFALWGAFILGCRYALERRRQLENKAADYELLTAEEAR from the coding sequence GTGAAAAAAGCCTCCAAACTCGCACCCTTTTGCCTCGTGGTGTGCCTTGCTGTCATGGCCTTCGGCTTCTACAAAGCCATGTCTGCCCCGACGGAAGCAACCATGGGCAATCTCTACCGGGTCTTCTTCTATCACTTCCCCCACACCATCCTCAGCTTCGTCTTCCCTTACCTGAACTGCGCGGCTTCGCTGCTCTATCTGGCCTGGCGCAAGAACAACCCCGAACGCGCAGCCAAGGCCGACGCCTTCGCCATCGCCTCCTGCGAGATCACCGTGCTCTACACCAGCATCGGGCTCGCCACGGGTATGCTCTGGGGACGCGCCGCATGGGGCATCTGGTGGACGTGGGACGCACGCCTGACCACCTACCTGCTTCTCTGGCTGCTTTACGTCAGCTACCTCTTGCTGCGCCGCCTCTCGAACACAAACTCCACCGCGATGCTCGCCGCCGTGCTTGGCATCTTCGCCGCCGTCGACATCCCGATCTGCTTTGAGTCCATCCGCTGGTGGCGCACCCAGCATCCCGCGCCGGTCTTCGGTGGAGGCGCAGACTCCGGCATCGATCCCTCGATGTACGGCGCCGTTCTCTGGAACCTGGCCGCCTTTGCTCTCTGGGGAGCCTTCATCCTCGGCTGCCGCTACGCTCTCGAGCGCCGCCGTCAGCTCGAAAATAAAGCGGCCGACTACGAACTGCTGACCGCCGAGGAGGCCCGGTAA
- a CDS encoding YihY/virulence factor BrkB family protein, protein MADETVGTTVRELVSKQEAPAAGSEKLTPKMEAATAAPVEESGTWGQVKALGKYMTRTEVHTYAFSVAAQVILSLFPFIVLLLTLARKVFHSERMVQVVGDMMNHFLPNNQDFVMRNMRVLAYSHANVKVFSVVMLFITATGVFLPLEVALNSVWGVKENRSYLKNQLVSIGLAVGVALLAMGSVAMSAAQRSVLDLIFFGHTQNIVFQLVTKGFLTICALVASVGLFFLIYWGLPNRKVPARAVLPTAIVMGILWEVAKYLYILALPHLDFRSVYGPFEVSVGLMMWAFISGLLLLAGAYVSATRQALREAREAELS, encoded by the coding sequence ATGGCAGACGAGACGGTGGGAACGACGGTTCGCGAGTTGGTGAGTAAGCAGGAGGCTCCTGCGGCGGGCAGCGAGAAGCTGACGCCAAAGATGGAGGCTGCGACGGCCGCTCCGGTGGAGGAGAGCGGAACGTGGGGGCAGGTGAAGGCGCTGGGCAAGTACATGACTCGCACCGAGGTGCATACCTATGCGTTCAGCGTGGCGGCGCAGGTGATCCTGAGCCTCTTTCCGTTCATCGTATTGTTGCTGACGCTGGCGAGGAAGGTGTTCCACTCCGAGCGCATGGTGCAGGTGGTGGGCGATATGATGAACCACTTTCTGCCCAACAACCAGGACTTCGTGATGCGCAATATGCGGGTGCTGGCGTACTCGCACGCGAACGTGAAGGTCTTCTCGGTGGTGATGTTGTTCATTACCGCGACGGGTGTATTTCTACCGCTGGAAGTGGCGCTGAACAGTGTTTGGGGAGTGAAGGAGAACCGCTCGTATCTGAAGAATCAGCTCGTCTCGATCGGGTTGGCGGTGGGTGTGGCGCTGCTGGCGATGGGGTCAGTGGCGATGAGCGCAGCGCAGCGTTCGGTACTGGATCTGATCTTCTTCGGGCATACGCAGAACATTGTCTTTCAACTGGTGACGAAGGGCTTCCTGACGATCTGCGCGCTGGTGGCGAGCGTTGGATTGTTCTTCCTGATCTATTGGGGGTTGCCGAACCGCAAGGTGCCTGCCCGAGCGGTGCTGCCTACGGCGATTGTGATGGGCATTCTGTGGGAAGTGGCGAAGTATCTCTATATCCTGGCGCTGCCGCACCTGGATTTCCGGTCGGTGTATGGGCCGTTTGAGGTCTCGGTGGGGCTGATGATGTGGGCGTTTATTTCGGGGCTGCTGCTGCTGGCAGGTGCGTACGTCTCCGCGACGCGGCAGGCCCTGCGCGAGGCTCGGGAAGCGGAGTTGTCGTAG
- a CDS encoding M20/M25/M40 family metallo-hydrolase — MQRKQIAAAALMVCATTSVLAQTKAPAGQDAFARDVLKTLIETNTTHSTGSTTAAAEKMRDLLLKAGFSPADMEIVGPKPNRMNLVVRYRAPKAEQKPLMVIIHLDVVEAKRADWTMDPFVLTERDGYFYGRGTQDVKSGDAAFVVAFAQLKKGGWQPRRDIILALTADEEGGANNGVDWLLKNRRDLVNADVVVNPDAGGLVLRGGKPSELELEATEKTYADFTLRATNPGGHSSLPVADNAIYAITDGLSRIEHSPFPVELNAVTRAYYEEEQKLAPRARAALIARVLKTPMDEAAATEISAKFPGDNAMLHTTCVATMIKGGHAPNALPGSAEANVNCRILPGHSVEEVRKHLAEVVNDARVKVLFRGDNDSETIAAPSKPLMSPPAPRADVMQPLRATVDSMWPGLPIVPKMEAGASDSIYTMAEGIPSYGFSPIGIEAGDDRAHGRDERIPVKGYYDGVEFTRRFVKALGDR, encoded by the coding sequence ATGCAGCGAAAGCAGATTGCAGCAGCGGCGCTGATGGTGTGTGCGACGACCAGTGTTTTGGCGCAAACGAAGGCTCCGGCAGGGCAGGATGCGTTTGCTCGCGACGTGTTGAAAACGTTGATTGAGACGAATACGACGCACTCTACCGGCTCCACAACTGCGGCGGCAGAGAAGATGCGCGACTTGCTGCTGAAGGCTGGTTTTTCGCCGGCTGATATGGAAATTGTTGGGCCGAAGCCAAATCGCATGAACCTGGTGGTCCGCTATCGCGCCCCGAAGGCGGAGCAGAAGCCGCTGATGGTCATCATTCACCTGGACGTGGTGGAGGCGAAGCGTGCCGACTGGACGATGGATCCGTTTGTGCTGACGGAGCGGGACGGCTACTTCTATGGCCGCGGTACGCAGGACGTGAAGAGCGGCGATGCAGCGTTTGTGGTGGCGTTTGCGCAGTTGAAGAAGGGTGGCTGGCAACCGAGGCGGGACATCATTCTGGCGCTGACTGCGGATGAAGAGGGCGGCGCGAACAACGGCGTGGACTGGCTGTTGAAGAATCGCCGCGACCTGGTAAACGCTGATGTCGTGGTGAATCCTGATGCCGGTGGTCTGGTGCTGCGTGGCGGCAAACCCTCTGAGCTGGAGCTTGAGGCGACCGAGAAGACGTATGCGGACTTCACGTTGCGGGCGACAAATCCAGGCGGACACAGTTCGCTGCCGGTTGCCGATAACGCGATCTATGCGATCACCGATGGCCTGAGCCGGATTGAGCATTCGCCGTTTCCGGTGGAGTTGAACGCCGTGACGCGGGCGTACTACGAGGAAGAGCAGAAGCTTGCTCCCCGAGCCCGCGCCGCATTGATTGCGCGTGTGTTGAAGACGCCGATGGACGAGGCTGCAGCGACCGAGATTTCAGCGAAGTTCCCCGGAGATAACGCCATGCTGCATACGACGTGCGTGGCGACGATGATCAAGGGGGGCCATGCGCCGAACGCCTTGCCGGGAAGCGCGGAGGCGAACGTGAACTGCCGTATTTTGCCGGGGCACTCGGTGGAAGAGGTGCGGAAGCATCTGGCCGAGGTCGTGAATGACGCGCGGGTGAAGGTGCTCTTCCGTGGCGATAATGACAGCGAGACGATCGCCGCGCCGTCTAAGCCGCTGATGTCGCCTCCGGCGCCGCGTGCGGATGTGATGCAGCCGTTGCGAGCCACGGTGGACAGCATGTGGCCGGGGCTGCCGATCGTGCCGAAGATGGAGGCTGGAGCGTCGGACTCGATCTACACGATGGCCGAGGGGATTCCGAGCTACGGCTTCTCACCGATCGGAATCGAAGCGGGAGATGATCGCGCGCATGGTCGCGATGAACGAATCCCGGTGAAGGGTTACTACGACGGCGTGGAGTTTACGCGGCGGTTCGTGAAGGCGCTTGGGGACCGGTAG
- a CDS encoding heme exporter protein CcmB: MNYASHVLTHLRKDLRIEWRTKDSLNGMIFFALLVTVVFSLAFDPTAYPTVARQISGGLLWVGLLFAAMTALNQSWAREVRNGALEAQRLVPAPASALFIGKAIANFLFVSVVELVLAPVFTLFYNLHPLGQTWLLLFILPLGTWTLVCNGTFFAALSLRARNRELLLPLLLFPITMPALLAVVQATTAVLTGEFLPNLWLKVLIAYAIIFTTVCVLTFDLILQAD; this comes from the coding sequence ATGAACTACGCCAGCCACGTCCTCACCCACCTGCGCAAAGACCTTCGCATCGAGTGGCGCACCAAAGACTCGCTGAACGGCATGATCTTCTTCGCTCTGCTGGTTACGGTCGTCTTCTCCCTGGCCTTCGACCCCACGGCGTACCCCACAGTCGCTCGGCAAATCTCCGGAGGCCTGCTCTGGGTCGGCCTGCTCTTCGCCGCCATGACCGCGCTCAACCAGTCATGGGCCCGCGAAGTCCGCAACGGCGCGCTTGAGGCGCAAAGGCTCGTCCCCGCACCAGCTTCCGCCCTCTTCATCGGTAAAGCCATCGCGAACTTCCTCTTCGTCTCCGTCGTCGAACTCGTGCTCGCCCCTGTTTTCACGCTCTTCTATAACCTGCATCCGCTCGGCCAGACATGGCTGCTGCTTTTCATCCTTCCGCTCGGCACCTGGACGCTCGTCTGCAACGGAACCTTCTTCGCCGCGCTGAGCCTCCGCGCCCGCAACCGCGAACTCCTGCTGCCGCTGCTGCTCTTCCCCATCACCATGCCCGCACTGCTCGCAGTCGTGCAGGCCACCACGGCGGTCCTCACCGGCGAGTTCCTCCCGAACCTCTGGCTCAAGGTGCTGATCGCCTACGCGATCATCTTCACCACAGTCTGCGTCCTTACCTTCGACCTCATCCTGCAGGCCGACTAA
- the queG gene encoding tRNA epoxyqueuosine(34) reductase QueG, translating to MRAATIDREGREWVESSARTAGFATAGVAGLELDAASDLRFAEWVSAGHAGEMEWLKRVDDAGRLVRGDLRRSMPWARSVVMCAANYNAEAPRSMDTASETQGWIARYAWSGEASSVMGEPGRGTDYHDTLLAKLRSVEASIRERWPAAETRCYVDTGPMLERDLAARAGVGWIGKNACVLNQQLGSWLLLGVVVTSLEVAKEAAVLPAMDRCGSCTRCIDACPTDALLLPTPENPTRQMDATRCIAYLTIEKKGVIDEELRSKMGRQVFGCDICQDVCPWNRRAPVVESLPVRRGLVNPELEWLASMDGPTFNRWFRGSPLERTRRKRVLRNVAIAMGNSGLQEYVPRLEEWAAGEDEVLAEASRWALGQLALGERNP from the coding sequence ATGAGGGCAGCGACGATCGACCGGGAAGGGCGCGAGTGGGTGGAAAGCAGTGCGCGCACTGCTGGCTTCGCCACTGCGGGTGTCGCGGGGCTGGAGTTGGATGCGGCCAGCGATCTTCGATTTGCCGAATGGGTGAGCGCGGGCCACGCGGGCGAGATGGAGTGGCTGAAGCGTGTGGATGACGCAGGCAGGCTGGTGCGCGGTGATCTGCGGCGGTCGATGCCGTGGGCGCGCAGCGTGGTGATGTGTGCGGCGAACTACAACGCGGAAGCACCGCGTTCGATGGATACGGCAAGCGAAACGCAGGGCTGGATCGCACGCTATGCGTGGAGCGGCGAGGCGTCGTCGGTGATGGGGGAGCCGGGGCGTGGGACGGATTATCACGATACGTTGCTGGCAAAGTTGCGGAGTGTGGAGGCGTCGATTCGCGAGCGTTGGCCGGCGGCCGAGACTCGTTGCTATGTCGACACGGGCCCGATGCTGGAGCGTGATCTGGCAGCGCGGGCGGGTGTGGGGTGGATTGGCAAGAACGCGTGTGTGCTGAATCAGCAGCTTGGCTCGTGGCTGCTGTTGGGAGTCGTGGTGACGTCGCTGGAGGTCGCGAAGGAAGCCGCGGTTCTGCCGGCGATGGATCGCTGTGGGAGCTGCACGCGCTGCATTGATGCGTGCCCGACAGATGCGTTGCTGCTGCCAACGCCCGAAAATCCGACGCGACAGATGGATGCGACGCGCTGCATTGCGTACCTGACGATTGAGAAGAAGGGCGTGATTGACGAGGAGCTTCGGTCGAAGATGGGCAGGCAGGTCTTTGGGTGCGACATCTGCCAGGATGTTTGTCCGTGGAACCGGCGTGCGCCGGTTGTGGAGAGTCTGCCGGTGCGGCGTGGGCTGGTGAACCCGGAGCTGGAGTGGCTGGCGTCGATGGATGGGCCGACGTTCAACCGGTGGTTTCGTGGGTCGCCGCTGGAGCGGACGAGGAGGAAGCGAGTGCTGCGGAACGTGGCCATTGCGATGGGGAATAGTGGACTTCAGGAGTATGTTCCGCGGCTGGAGGAGTGGGCTGCGGGCGAGGATGAGGTGCTGGCAGAGGCTTCGCGGTGGGCGTTGGGGCAGTTGGCGCTTGGAGAGAGAAATCCTTGA